TTCGTTCATGATTCTGGTCGCGTTTAATAGTGTTTCAAGTGCCGGGTCAAAGGGTCCGACACTTACCACCGTCACAGAATCCATACTCAATTTTATGGATGACGGCAGATGGTATCCCAAGACTGTATGGAATATTCTCGGGATGCAGAGCGGGGAAGAACTAAAAACTACCATCAAAGATATGAATGGTAAGATCGTTGCAGATGCAACATGGCAGTTTACCGCCAACTATGACGGTGAATGGGCAAAAGTAACAGATTGTCTTAAATTCTCACCAACAGGTCACCCAACCACAGCTTTCGACAAGCTGCCCGTCTTCGCACCGGCAAACTATAAACTTGAAATCTACGCCGGCGGGAAACTGATCTGGGAAACTCCTTTCGAAATCACTAAAACCGTGAAAGCCGGAAAGGCAAGGTATGCCTGCACCGGTCCCTGGCAGGACATTGCATACATCTATGAAGATGACGGTTCAAACGGAGGTATTGTGTCATTCTGGTTTGCAGGTCCAACCGATGTGAAGTGGTTCTGGGAAAACAATGACGGATACGAGCGAACCATGGAGCTGAGATCGGAAGTGATCAAAAATGGTGAGGTACTGGTTACAAAAGGTCCTGAACAGTACGATCATTTTACCAGCTACCCGGGTCAAACAAGAAAATTCGGAAAATCGGTTGCCTACACAATGGATTTCAAACCGAAAGTAATGGCCAAGGACGGCGAGTACAGAATTGTGATCTATGCAAGCGACCAGTATAAAAACCAGTGGAATCCGATTGTCGATTTTACCTTCCCGGTTGTCAACGGTAAAATTCCGATAAACGAGGAGCTCTCGGGGGAGAAGTCAGACCCTCTCCACAGGTGCATTACATCGTCTGCTTATTATAAAAAAGGAGCCGTGAAGAACACCGTACCAAACTATCGTTAACAGGCTGAAAACTTGGAATAAGGGCGGTCTCTAAGGCGGCTGCCCTTTTCTGTTTTCTATTTGACAGGTCACCCGATTTAAGCAAGGGAACAGCATTAAACCGTTTGCGCATCTCCCGTCACAGCCAATATTTAATACTTTACATTTAAAATCTAATCTGTTATATTAAATTTAATTTAAAAACATTTTTGAGCCATATATGAAAAAATTCATTTTACTCGTTTTGATCGCATTTCCGGTTTATTCGCAAATGATAATATCCGGTGGTCCTGATTTCTTTTTCACCAAATCTTCGGGGCTTGATGGATTCGTTGAGAGGTACAACACCACCCGTTCTTCGATCCTGACAAAGAAGATGGAATCACTCGGAACAATGACTGGATGGAACATCAATCTTGGATTCGCCATGGGAATAGCGTTCGATATTGGTTACTCGTCCCACAAAGGTCAATTGAGGGCTGAAACTGATCCATTAAGGACCACAGGTGGTGGCACCTTTAGAGAAGTGGATATCAGTGTAGGCAATTTCATGATCGGCACGGGAGTAGTGGTCGCCTCTGAAAAGAATTTCGGGCTCATTTTTCCATATGTTGAGGCGAATCTTCAGACCATGAGTTTCGAGACACGCACCAACACTCAATCAAAATCGGGAGATGTGGGTATGATCGGCAATATGGGAATCGGAGGGAAGATTGCGATCGGCATTGGAAGTTCGTTTGCGCTGCTTATTCATCCGTCCTATAACTTCGGTCTTCTTGATGCCAATTTCAGCGATATCTATGATGCCACCAATACATCTTACGACTCTTTCTCTGACCAGACCAAGGGTTCTTTCGGCGGTTTTCATCTCAGAATCGGTCTGGCTCTTTTGATACAAGACTGAAAAAAAAGTGTTAAATCACCGGTTATTGATCATTTAAAGATTGGTAAAATCGGGCGACCAACTTTCCATTTTTCTTTTTGACAGAAAAGACATATATTTGTGGTCTAACTTTATCCTGTTTCCGGAGGGGTGGGAGAGTGGCTTAATCCAACGGTTTGCTAAACCGTCGTAGGGATTATACCTTACCGCGGGTTCGAATCCCGCCCCCTCCGCCAGTTTTGTCCCCTGAAACGGGGACTTTTTTATTTTAAAGAGCCTGCAGGAATCTGCTCACAAAGGTACGGCAAGAGTAAATTTGCTGCCTCTTCCCGGTTCCGATTCGACAGATATTTTGCATTTGTGAATATCAGCGAGTTCTTTAACCAGTTTTAAGCCAAGACCCGTTCCCTTTTCGTTTCCGGTCCCCGAGGTTGACTCGTTCAGACTGTTATCGAAAAGTGACTGTCGAACATTTTCGTCCATTCCTGTCCCGTGGTCAAGAACAGAGAGCTCCAGGGAGTCAGATTTTTTTGTCGCTTCCATTTGGATGGAACTGTCGGGATATGAAAATTTTATGGCATTATTGAGCAGATTACCCAGAATTGTCTCCAAAATATATCTGTCGCCTGTAAAACCAACATCCTCCGGCAATTTAATCATCACTTTAATATTCTTGGCACTTGCAGAAGATTCAAATGATTCCATAACAGTGGAAAATATATCAGAGACTTTCAACTCGACGGGGTTGACCACAAGCTCTCCCCTCTGAGCCCTTGCCCATGTAAGAAGGTTGTTCAGCAGTTGAGAAAGATGTCCCGATGTTTTGTTAATCGACTTTGCCATGTCCTTTCTTTCTTCATCGTCCATCTCCTCATAATCATCGTGCAAAATTTCGGCAAGATTTTTTACCGCAAAGAAGGGGTTTTTAAGATCGTGAGCCAGAATGGAAAAGAACCTGTCTTTTGAAGAGTTTAATTCCACCAAAAGAAGTTTGGCTTTTTTCTCCGATTTGTAACGAAGAATCATCAGGAGAATTCCGCCGATGACGAGGATGGAAACAATGATCAGGAAAGAGGTTGTCACCTTCTGGTATTCGACATCTTTTCTAAGCACTTCATTTTCCCGGTCTTTTCTTTCGGTCATGAAAGCAGTCTGGAGGTCTGCTATTTTGTTCAATGTAGTTTGACTGAATATTTTGTCCTTCAGAAGTGCATGTTCTCTCAGAGCGATATAAGCCTGTTTGTAGTCACCCTGCATCACAGCAAGGTCGGTCAGGTATTCGTAAACGACGAGCAGTTGATCCAGATGACCCGTTTTTTCAGATTCTGATTTTGCAAAATCGAGGGATTTTTGTGCGGCAACCAGATCTCCAAGCTCCATGTAAATTTTTGCCATTATGTTGGTGTTTATTATCTCCCCGTACTTGTTTTCAATTTTTATGTCGATTTCAATCGATTTCCGGGAATATTCAAGAGCGGTTTTGAGTTCTCTCTTTTTAAAGTATACCTCACTCATACCGCGGAGCGCCTGGCTGACGCCTTTTAGATAGTTTATCGCTTTGCTGTTTTCAATTGCCTTTAAAAAAGATTCTTTGGCTTTGTCGAGTTCTCCGAGCTGTGTATAGGCATTTGCGATGTTAATGAGGGATTTTGCATAACCTCTTTTGTCGTCTCTCTCGAGCCTGAGAGCTGCAGATCTTTTAAAGTAATCGAGAGCTTTTGCATAGTCCTGTTGTATCAGATACACCTCACCGATGTCGTTGAGGGCATAAGCCATTCCTTGCTTGTCACCGATATTTTCGAAAATATGAAAAGCATGCATCATGTTTTCGAGAGCGGCAGAGTAGAGTGCATTTTTGAAAAAATAGTCACCAAGATTGTTGTAGGAGTAGGCTATCTGAGTAGAGTCGCCGACCAGTTTTGCATACTTGAACGACTCATTGTAATAGTAGTAGGCAGAGTCCAGATTCCCAGTTTCCGAATGAATTACACCGAAATAGTCGAGTATCAAACCTTTGTTTTTCGAATCACCGAGCTTTTCGTAAATACCGAGAGCCTCCCAGCCGAATTTCAGGGCGAGTGAGGGGTTATTGGTTCTGTTGTCCCAGCAGATGCGGGAGAGAATACCTGCTTTGGAAGTGTCGTCGAGGGCCTGTATTGATTTAAGAACGCTGTCCAATTTGGGCTGGGCAAGAATCAGCGGAGTAAACAGCAGAAGAAGTAGAGCGGAAATTTTCAGCTTGCTCAATAAATCATATATTTTCATATAATTAACTTACAAAATTTTCAATCGATAATAAAACCGGATAAACAAAAATTATTAATCCTGTTCCACATTAATCGCAGGGAAAGTAACAGTAATTTTTGTTCCTTTGGGAGAATTGTCGGTAAGTGAAATATTGCCATCAAACCCGCTTATAATCGTTTTAGCGAGGGATAAGCCAAGTCCATACCCGTTAATGCCATATTTTTCAGCATTGGTAGCCCGATAGAAACTTGTGAAGACCTTTTCCCTCTCTTCTTCGGGGATTCCAATTCCGTTATCCTCGACAATAATGGATGCGGTACCGTTTACCCGCTTTAGAGCGAGTACAACTTTTTCATTTTCATCCGAATATTTCAGACCGTTCTCGACCAGATTCCCGACAACCATCGCAATGAGGTCTGCATCGCCTTTCACAAACACTGAGTGTTCGATTTCAGATAAAATTCTTTTATTGTCTTTTCCTGCGGAATCTTCAACGATTTTCGACAGATTGATAATCGAGCCGTTTTTCTCTCCCTCCATTTTAATTTTTGAGAGGGTGAGAAGTTTTTTAACAATGGCAATCATTTTTTCCGTTTGAGAATCGAGAACCCTGAAAGCATCCATGTATTCCTGTTTGGTTCTCTCCCGCCGCATTGCAAATTCAATTTCTGTTTTCATGGCAGTAAGGGGATTCATCAACTGATGCGAGGCATTGTTGTTGAAGCCGCTTATTTGTGAGAACTCAAATTCGAGCCGGTTGAACAACTGGTTCAGAGTGTCGCGGAGTCCGCCGATGGGGTCTTCGGGTTCAGCCTGGTTTTCGATTCTGCCGTTCAGATTGTTTGCAGAAATCGACTTTGCAACATTCACAATCTCCTTAACCGGACGAAAAGTTCTTCGCGAGATGTAAACAGAGACCGGAATTATAACCAGAATAGTGATAAAAATCAGGAGTGCATGGTACTTGATCGATTCGTCAAGCCTTCTAAAAAGTTCGTTGTTAAGTGTCGAGAGTTGCAGAATTGCTTTTTTGCCCTCCCTGGAATTGATTGCGGAGTAATATACCCGGAGATTGTTTTCACCGATTTCCACATCATCGTAGAGGGGAAGTTCCAACGGATCGGCAAGGGGCTTTTCGATTTGATTGAATTTACCGATGTTTTCGCTTAAAAGAAGGTTTTTACCGTTCAAATCATAAATTTGAAGCAGGAAGGGGTGCTGTGTGATTTCGTGAAAATCCCTTTCGGCAAGCTCTACATTGCTTACAATCCTGATGGAATCGTTTTCGTAAGAGAGGGTGTTCAGAAGTTTTTCAGTTTCGTGCCTTAAGCTGTTGTCCACCGAGTTTTGCAAAATTTTTCTGATCGAAAAAATCGAAAAGACGGAAAAAATCATGAAAAAGGAGATGAAAAGGAAGAGTATCCAAAAAAAGATGTTTCTGACAGAAAAAGTAAAGACGCTTCTGATTTTATTCATCAACCGAGAAAAAATAGCCTTCACCATAGACATTTTTTATAAATTTCTTTTCAGAAAACTCTGCGAGTCTTTTTCTGATGTTTTTTATTGAAGCTTCTACAAAGTTGGTTTGGGGAATGAAATCGAGCCCCCAGACCCCTTTGATAATGTTTTCTTTTGAAACGAGTTTGTTTCTGTTCTCGAGAAAGAATTTAAGGATATCAAATTCTTTTTCGGTGAGTTTTATATTCCCGGCACTACACTCAAGTGTGCGGGCAAGAAGATCGAGAGAGAAAACATCGAAATGGATCACCTCGTTTGTCTTGTCGTATCTTCTGCTGACAGCCATCACCCTTGCAATCAGTTCTTCAAATGAGAAGGGTTTTGTGATGTAGTCGTCTGCACCGTGGTTGAGGCCCTCGACAACATTTGAGACATTTCCCATTGCGGTCAGAAGAATAATGGGGGTCGAGATGCCTTCCTTCCGGATTCTGCGACAGAGATCGATGCCGTTCAGTTTTGGCATCACCCAGTCGAGAATAATGATATCAAACTTGAGGTTTTGCAGCAATTCCCACCCTCTTTCGCCGTCAAAAGCGATGGTTGCATTATGCCCTTCCTCCTGAAAAAGTTTCTTCAGGGAGAGGGTAAGTTGTTCTTCATCATCAACGATAAGGATGTTCATTTAATAATTTTCAGTTATTGACACAAAAACATATTTAATAACGATGAGAATAAAAAATGAATATTTTTTCATATTTGTTTATAATGCAGATATCTTAAAAAGAGTTAAGTTTGAATTGAAAGCGATCAATTTCTCATAAAGAGGTAAAAATAATGAAAAGAATCCTAACCCTGTTGCTGGTTGCACTCACTTTTGCAGCCAATGCACAAAATTATGTTGGAGTACAATCCTGCCAGATGTGTCATCAGGGAACGCTCCGTACTTTCCCCGGCTTCAATTCGTGGAAAGCGACATTACACTCTAAAATCCATCTTCTCCCTTCGACTGAGACCATGAAAGGTGACTATTCACAAACCGTCTCGATGGGTGCTGCATATGGAAACGCTACCGTTACTTTCCGCACCTCCGGAGCAGATTATTTTATACAATTAAATCCTGTTGGCGGCTCACAAGTTGAATACAAAGTTGACTACACTTACGGTGGTGGCTGGAAACAGAGATACCTCGTAAAAATTGGCTTAAGCTATTATATTCCACCCGTACAGTGGAACCTCAAGAAATATCTTGACAACTCCACCGGAAACTGGGCGGCTTACAATCCGCAGAACTGGTTTACATCAACCGGTGCCTTGAAACCTCAGGACAATGTATTCCGTGCAAAATCATGGGATAAAAACTGTGCCGGATGCCATGTCGTTCCGGGTAACAACACCAATACAGTTACTGTAAATGTAAGTGGCACCGACACATCATGGACTTACGGCTGGGCAAACAGCAGCAGCGCTGACAATATAGTTGTTGGTTGCGAATCATGCCACGGACATCCTTCTGCATTCGCAGGACCGGGCCATGTCAACAAACTTACCGACCTTTCATACGACAGAAAACTTGATGTTTGCGGTCAGTGCCATTTCAGAGGAACCAGCAAGGGTAAAGTCTTCGAATATCCGTATGATGAAGTAACCGGTAAAACCTATCCTGTTGGCGAAGATCTCGCTGGATATGTAACTTACAAAGGCGGCTTGTGGCCCGATGGAAAAACATCGAAACAACACCACCAGCAGTCGATGGATTTCAAATACGCCAAACACTTTAACTCCAATTTTGGAATTACCTGCGTTACCTGCCATGATCCTCATCAGGAAACAGCTCAGTCGCATCAGTTGAAACAGGATTTCAACTCCCTTACACCGGGTATCGGTTGCGTTTCATGCCACGCTGACAAAGCTGCTGAAACTGGCGGTATCAACAACCACACAAAACATTCACAGTCAATCAGCCAGTGCGTTAACTGCCACATGACTCAGAATGCCACCACTGCAAGAGCTTATGACATTTCAAACCACAGCTTCATGCCAATCAGACCAAACCTGACCATTACTTATGCTAATGTCACCGGCGGTCAGATTAACACCTGTGCGGTTTCATGCCATAGAAACGGTCAGGGAACAAGAGGTACAGGTTATGCTTTCGGTATCACTGATGCAACTCTTACAGACTGGTCAGAATCAACAGATATCGCTCTCGCAGATACACTCTGGAGATATTATCAGGCAATGTGGGGAATCGTTGGTCTTGAAAAAGAAGAATCAGGAGTTCCAACAGAGTTCGCTCTAAACCAGAACTTCCCGAATCCTTTTAACCCGACTACAACGATTTCATTCAATGTAGCAAAAACAGCCAACATGCGTCTTGAAATCTTCAACGCAGCAGGCGAACTCGTGAACATCCTTGTAAATCAGGAACTTGCTCCCGGAACATATAAATATCAGTGGGACAGCAGAGCCGCCGCCGGTTATACAGTACCAAGCGGAATCTACTTCTACAGACTCGTTTCCGACAATGTAAATCTTGCTACCAAGAAAATGATCTTAATGAAGTAATGCAATAATGCAGTAATCCAATAATGCAGTAATGCAGTAATATTTTGGAATTTGAGGCTGTTCATGAAAGTGGGCAGCCTCTTTTTTTATGGCTGAGGGTTGAAGGATGATAGCTGAATAATTTCAAACTTTCAGCCTTCTCTCTTCAGCCCTCTGCCTTCTCTCTTCAGCCCTCTGCCTTCTCTCTTCAGCCCTCTGCCTTCTCTCTTCAGCCTTCAAAAATTCATCTCACTCTGTAACCGAATGAGTCGACATAATCGAGGTCAAACAACAATATCTCTCTGGTAAGCATATAGGAACCGAAGACTCCCAGACCGCCTTTCACATTTGTAAAGACATTTTCATCGAGTCTGACTGAATAGGGATCGAGATATCCGTTTACACTTGAGTAGTATTTTGCCAAATTTGTATCATAAACCAGAAGTCTCAGTTCAGCCCTAAGAACCCTGAACATCCCTTTGAAATCGTAGCCCGCAGATATCTTCTCCATTGTCGAGTCGATTGCACGGTAATCAAACGAGATCCATCTGTTGGTGTTGAATGTTGGATAGACGATTTGAAGTTGTTTATTTACGGTAAGGTAGTCAGTCGGTACCTCGATTGAGAAAACCCCCGGCTTATCATCACGCATGTAAAATATCTCCATTTTGGGGACATACAAATAGAGGTCCTGAGTTCTCCATTGCAGTGTATATCTTCCCGCAATTGAATTCTTACGGTCGTAACCGATTGCAAAAACCGATTTTTCCACATACACCTGCGGCGGGACAACAGTGACAGCCTCCAGCACCTTCCCCTCAGGAGTGACAATTTTTGCGGTAACCGGTTTTTCCGCCTGCGGTTTAAATTCAGTGGATACATATGCGGGCATTTTCTTCCCGTAACGATTGGAATCCGACCTGTCAATGAGCGTATCGCGGAACCGGTATGTGGCTCCATCCTGTGTAACCTCCACAAGACACCCGGCTATCTCGGGGGATATTGTATTCGAGGAGGGATTAAAATTTGAAACATCGTAGCTTTTTGCGACTACAATTATCTGCTTTGTCGAGTCTCCCTTAAGCGAAGAATATACAAACAGCTTCTCTTCAAACGGGAGTTTAGGAGCAAACTCCTCATCACAGGAGAGGTTTAAGAGAGAAATCAGGACAATAAAGATCAGTCCGGTGATTTTCATATTTCAATCCTTATGCTAGCTGACGGGAGGAAGGGGAGCATATCCACTCTTTCACCCGTGTCACGAATAAAATAAAAGATGTTCCTTCTGTCATAGACATTCAGAAGACTTACATCAAGATCAATTTTTGCAAAGAACAATTTGAACGATTTTGACAGACTCAGGTCAAGTCTGTGATATGAAGGGAGCCTCTGTGCGTTTCTTGCACCATAGAGGTATGAAGGGTCGTAAATCCCCTGAGCATACCACGAACTCCACGGATCCATAATGTTCCACTTGTCGTAGAAACCTGCAATACCTGTATATGGAAGACCGGAGGAGAATCGCCAGACTGCATTAAACTGCCATCCTTCCCAGAATATCCAGCCGATTTGCAGATTAACAGTATGCCTTGTGTCATATCTTGGGTTGAACTCGATCCCGTTTTTCTTTTTAAAAGAATAGCCAAGCGAATAGGAGCCTTTAAAGAAAAAGGTCTGAAACGAAACATCGAAACTGAAATCGAGGCCGTATGATCTTCCGTCTGCCTGAACAAAATCGGGATCAAGATTTGTATATTTCAATTCATTTATATCGACGAGATTATCGATGTCCTTGTAATATCCCTCAACCGAGAGCTTGCACCACTCGGTCAGATAGTAGTCAATACCACCGATCAGGTGGGTTGCCTGAGCGGGTTTAAGATAGTCGGGCACAACCACCCACGGTTCAAAAATCGAGATGAGCTCTTCCTCGTTTGAGAGGGTCACGAGATTCTGCGAAAACCTGCCGACACCGAGTCGAAAGGCAAGAATTGGAAGTGGCACCCAGGTAAC
The sequence above is a segment of the Bacteroidota bacterium genome. Coding sequences within it:
- a CDS encoding tetratricopeptide repeat-containing sensor histidine kinase, with protein sequence MSKLKISALLLLLFTPLILAQPKLDSVLKSIQALDDTSKAGILSRICWDNRTNNPSLALKFGWEALGIYEKLGDSKNKGLILDYFGVIHSETGNLDSAYYYYNESFKYAKLVGDSTQIAYSYNNLGDYFFKNALYSAALENMMHAFHIFENIGDKQGMAYALNDIGEVYLIQQDYAKALDYFKRSAALRLERDDKRGYAKSLINIANAYTQLGELDKAKESFLKAIENSKAINYLKGVSQALRGMSEVYFKKRELKTALEYSRKSIEIDIKIENKYGEIINTNIMAKIYMELGDLVAAQKSLDFAKSESEKTGHLDQLLVVYEYLTDLAVMQGDYKQAYIALREHALLKDKIFSQTTLNKIADLQTAFMTERKDRENEVLRKDVEYQKVTTSFLIIVSILVIGGILLMILRYKSEKKAKLLLVELNSSKDRFFSILAHDLKNPFFAVKNLAEILHDDYEEMDDEERKDMAKSINKTSGHLSQLLNNLLTWARAQRGELVVNPVELKVSDIFSTVMESFESSASAKNIKVMIKLPEDVGFTGDRYILETILGNLLNNAIKFSYPDSSIQMEATKKSDSLELSVLDHGTGMDENVRQSLFDNSLNESTSGTGNEKGTGLGLKLVKELADIHKCKISVESEPGRGSKFTLAVPL
- a CDS encoding HAMP domain-containing histidine kinase, yielding MNKIRSVFTFSVRNIFFWILFLFISFFMIFSVFSIFSIRKILQNSVDNSLRHETEKLLNTLSYENDSIRIVSNVELAERDFHEITQHPFLLQIYDLNGKNLLLSENIGKFNQIEKPLADPLELPLYDDVEIGENNLRVYYSAINSREGKKAILQLSTLNNELFRRLDESIKYHALLIFITILVIIPVSVYISRRTFRPVKEIVNVAKSISANNLNGRIENQAEPEDPIGGLRDTLNQLFNRLEFEFSQISGFNNNASHQLMNPLTAMKTEIEFAMRRERTKQEYMDAFRVLDSQTEKMIAIVKKLLTLSKIKMEGEKNGSIINLSKIVEDSAGKDNKRILSEIEHSVFVKGDADLIAMVVGNLVENGLKYSDENEKVVLALKRVNGTASIIVEDNGIGIPEEEREKVFTSFYRATNAEKYGINGYGLGLSLAKTIISGFDGNISLTDNSPKGTKITVTFPAINVEQD
- a CDS encoding response regulator transcription factor, yielding MNILIVDDEEQLTLSLKKLFQEEGHNATIAFDGERGWELLQNLKFDIIILDWVMPKLNGIDLCRRIRKEGISTPIILLTAMGNVSNVVEGLNHGADDYITKPFSFEELIARVMAVSRRYDKTNEVIHFDVFSLDLLARTLECSAGNIKLTEKEFDILKFFLENRNKLVSKENIIKGVWGLDFIPQTNFVEASIKNIRKRLAEFSEKKFIKNVYGEGYFFSVDE
- a CDS encoding T9SS type A sorting domain-containing protein — its product is MKRILTLLLVALTFAANAQNYVGVQSCQMCHQGTLRTFPGFNSWKATLHSKIHLLPSTETMKGDYSQTVSMGAAYGNATVTFRTSGADYFIQLNPVGGSQVEYKVDYTYGGGWKQRYLVKIGLSYYIPPVQWNLKKYLDNSTGNWAAYNPQNWFTSTGALKPQDNVFRAKSWDKNCAGCHVVPGNNTNTVTVNVSGTDTSWTYGWANSSSADNIVVGCESCHGHPSAFAGPGHVNKLTDLSYDRKLDVCGQCHFRGTSKGKVFEYPYDEVTGKTYPVGEDLAGYVTYKGGLWPDGKTSKQHHQQSMDFKYAKHFNSNFGITCVTCHDPHQETAQSHQLKQDFNSLTPGIGCVSCHADKAAETGGINNHTKHSQSISQCVNCHMTQNATTARAYDISNHSFMPIRPNLTITYANVTGGQINTCAVSCHRNGQGTRGTGYAFGITDATLTDWSESTDIALADTLWRYYQAMWGIVGLEKEESGVPTEFALNQNFPNPFNPTTTISFNVAKTANMRLEIFNAAGELVNILVNQELAPGTYKYQWDSRAAAGYTVPSGIYFYRLVSDNVNLATKKMILMK
- a CDS encoding DUF4249 domain-containing protein, whose protein sequence is MKITGLIFIVLISLLNLSCDEEFAPKLPFEEKLFVYSSLKGDSTKQIIVVAKSYDVSNFNPSSNTISPEIAGCLVEVTQDGATYRFRDTLIDRSDSNRYGKKMPAYVSTEFKPQAEKPVTAKIVTPEGKVLEAVTVVPPQVYVEKSVFAIGYDRKNSIAGRYTLQWRTQDLYLYVPKMEIFYMRDDKPGVFSIEVPTDYLTVNKQLQIVYPTFNTNRWISFDYRAIDSTMEKISAGYDFKGMFRVLRAELRLLVYDTNLAKYYSSVNGYLDPYSVRLDENVFTNVKGGLGVFGSYMLTREILLFDLDYVDSFGYRVR